Proteins encoded together in one Chitinophaga sp. LS1 window:
- a CDS encoding ArsR/SmtB family transcription factor, giving the protein MDELFKGIADPLRREVLDLLRKAPLNINQINDHFGHISRQAVSKHLQLLEDTGWIRIYQAGRERFGYLNRSAFFAFKEWVEEYIQWGAHSIDNDHGVFLDNTDYKKGTPLTQPVMLQALLSKDKNFDGVFYTAVKTTGIFCKPSCAANPRPDNVIFYENREDAVKNGYRACKRCKP; this is encoded by the coding sequence ATGGACGAGTTGTTCAAAGGCATTGCGGACCCGCTTCGAAGGGAAGTCCTTGACCTTCTTCGGAAGGCCCCTCTCAATATAAATCAGATCAATGATCACTTCGGCCATATCAGCCGTCAGGCGGTCTCAAAGCACTTGCAGTTGTTGGAAGATACTGGTTGGATCCGTATTTATCAGGCAGGTCGTGAGCGCTTCGGGTATTTGAACAGATCTGCCTTCTTTGCTTTTAAAGAATGGGTAGAGGAGTACATTCAATGGGGGGCGCATTCAATAGACAATGATCATGGTGTTTTTCTTGATAACACGGATTATAAAAAAGGTACGCCGCTGACGCAACCTGTCATGCTACAGGCCTTGCTGAGTAAGGATAAAAATTTCGATGGGGTATTTTATACTGCTGTCAAAACTACGGGCATCTTTTGTAAGCCTTCCTGCGCTGCCAATCCGAGGCCGGATAATGTGATATTTTATGAAAACAGGGAGGATGCTGTGAAGAACGGGTATAGGGCTTGCAAGCGGTGTAAGCCTTAG
- a CDS encoding response regulator transcription factor produces the protein MYDIRLVIADDHEIFRDGLALMLSRQPNINLVGQAGDGRELLELLETTAVDVVMTDLKMPLMDGITATRTLLQRFPHIRIIALSMFDEEELIVEMLEAGAKGYLLKNADKQEIVEAITSVFDDKIFYCRQTSSKLASMIVRSRFNPYRDAHPIIFTDREKEIIRLICLQYTAQQIGEKIFLSKRTVEGHRTRILEKMNVKNTAGVVVFALKNNLISEAELL, from the coding sequence ATGTACGACATCCGATTAGTGATAGCTGATGATCATGAGATATTCCGTGATGGCCTGGCACTGATGCTTTCCAGACAACCAAATATTAATCTGGTAGGTCAGGCAGGTGATGGGAGGGAATTGCTGGAACTATTGGAAACGACAGCAGTAGATGTGGTCATGACCGATCTGAAAATGCCATTGATGGATGGCATTACCGCTACCCGCACTTTATTACAACGGTTTCCCCATATCAGGATCATTGCGCTTTCTATGTTTGATGAAGAGGAATTGATTGTGGAGATGCTGGAGGCAGGGGCGAAAGGGTATTTGCTTAAAAATGCAGATAAACAGGAAATTGTGGAAGCGATCACCAGTGTGTTTGACGATAAGATCTTTTATTGCAGACAGACGAGTTCCAAGCTGGCTTCGATGATTGTGAGGAGCCGGTTCAACCCTTACCGTGATGCACACCCGATTATATTTACGGATCGGGAAAAGGAGATTATCCGGTTGATTTGTTTACAGTATACTGCCCAGCAGATCGGGGAGAAGATATTTTTGAGCAAACGGACAGTGGAAGGTCACCGGACAAGGATTTTGGAAAAAATGAATGTAAAGAATACGGCTGGAGTGGTCGTGTTTGCGTTAAAGAATAATTTGATAAGTGAGGCGGAGTTATTGTAA
- a CDS encoding DNA-3-methyladenine glycosylase, with translation MKIHIPVTDHANFSFSECLVFLSRSDKECLHEVDGNILRKVIVVNGNPVLTAITDAPKKDGLQVEISADADNIDTNYIKNYITHWLHLDADLHPFYKFAKKDGVLSPLIQQYKGLRLIGIPELFEALTWTITGQQINLSFAYTLKQRLIHTYGAAISSGNKTYHVYPQPATIAKLEPAALIAMQFSRSKADYIISLARAMAEERLTLAHLQSLDYTAAREYLISFKGIGNWSANYVLMKFSRYWQALPLEDAGLHNALKQQLQLPTKPSLAEIKGYTQHWQQHAAYATFYLWRSLQQ, from the coding sequence ATGAAAATTCACATACCAGTCACCGACCATGCTAATTTTTCCTTCTCAGAATGCCTGGTATTCCTCAGTCGTTCCGACAAGGAATGTCTGCATGAAGTAGATGGCAATATCCTCCGCAAAGTAATTGTGGTGAATGGTAACCCTGTTCTTACTGCCATTACAGATGCACCCAAAAAGGATGGACTACAGGTAGAAATATCCGCTGATGCTGATAATATAGATACCAATTACATCAAAAACTATATCACTCACTGGTTACACCTAGATGCAGACCTCCATCCATTCTACAAGTTCGCAAAAAAGGACGGCGTGTTATCGCCACTCATCCAGCAATACAAAGGTCTCCGACTGATCGGAATTCCCGAACTGTTCGAAGCCCTTACCTGGACCATCACCGGCCAGCAGATCAATCTTTCATTTGCATACACACTGAAACAGCGATTGATCCATACTTATGGTGCTGCAATTTCCTCCGGCAATAAGACATATCATGTCTATCCTCAACCGGCTACCATCGCAAAGCTGGAGCCTGCTGCCCTCATCGCGATGCAGTTCTCCCGCAGCAAAGCTGATTACATCATTTCTCTTGCTAGGGCGATGGCAGAAGAACGCCTTACCCTCGCACATTTACAATCACTCGACTACACCGCTGCCCGTGAATATCTGATTTCATTCAAAGGCATTGGCAACTGGTCCGCCAATTACGTGCTGATGAAATTCAGCCGTTACTGGCAGGCATTGCCACTGGAAGATGCAGGTTTACACAATGCGTTGAAACAACAATTGCAATTACCAACAAAGCCTTCACTGGCCGAAATTAAAGGATATACACAGCACTGGCAGCAACATGCTGCTTATGCAACATTCTATTTATGGAGATCATTACAACAATAA
- a CDS encoding histidine phosphatase family protein encodes MTRITIIRHGSTSWNKQGRMQGSTDIPLDEEGIEQAQKLGARLAAEQPWDIIYTSHLSRAKKTGEIIAEAIGLSPVLTDERLREVSGGQTEGTVEEDRIAKWGPDWRQLDLGMERADAVYERGVAFMKDLLEEHAGKRILIVSHGSFIRHMLRHLTPEFELTEHLKNTGVSRLVVDDTKWFCDLYNCTTHLD; translated from the coding sequence ATGACACGTATCACAATCATCCGACACGGAAGTACTTCATGGAACAAGCAAGGCAGAATGCAAGGCAGCACAGATATACCGCTGGATGAAGAGGGTATTGAACAGGCACAAAAACTGGGGGCCAGACTGGCAGCTGAACAACCCTGGGATATTATTTACACCAGTCATCTTTCCAGGGCGAAAAAAACCGGAGAAATCATTGCTGAAGCCATCGGCCTCTCACCGGTACTGACAGATGAAAGACTGCGCGAAGTTTCCGGTGGTCAGACAGAAGGTACGGTGGAAGAAGACAGAATTGCCAAATGGGGACCCGACTGGCGCCAGCTGGATCTGGGAATGGAACGTGCCGATGCTGTATACGAAAGAGGCGTAGCATTTATGAAAGACCTTTTGGAAGAACATGCCGGCAAACGGATCCTCATCGTGAGTCATGGAAGCTTTATCCGCCATATGCTCCGTCACCTGACACCTGAATTTGAACTGACCGAACACCTGAAGAATACAGGCGTATCAAGACTTGTGGTAGATGATACTAAATGGTTCTGCGACCTGTATAATTGTACGACTCATCTGGATTAA
- a CDS encoding helix-turn-helix domain-containing protein — protein MPQRKPSNFSPQQQLHSLDARLVLSLQRLSDMLKALQWEQARTLGLTPLQLQILLFIGYHPAELNKVAHIATELQLSRPTISDAAASLVSKGLLEMQPDKRDRRSFSMLPTEVGRDILLKAEEYVLPLTEVLEKRPAFEKNNLYQTIFAMIAGLMNQESGELQRMCYTCAHYQGNKKRQHNCLFLNKSLASAELQIDCMYHSTLS, from the coding sequence ATGCCACAGAGAAAACCATCCAACTTTAGTCCGCAACAGCAGCTTCACAGCCTGGATGCCAGACTCGTTCTGTCACTACAACGCCTCAGCGACATGCTGAAAGCCTTGCAATGGGAGCAGGCGCGTACCCTGGGGCTTACCCCCCTGCAGTTACAAATCCTCCTCTTCATTGGCTATCATCCGGCGGAACTGAACAAAGTGGCGCACATTGCCACCGAATTACAACTTAGCCGACCTACCATCAGCGATGCTGCCGCCTCTCTTGTTTCGAAAGGCTTACTGGAAATGCAACCTGACAAACGTGACAGGCGTAGCTTCTCTATGTTGCCTACTGAAGTGGGGCGGGACATCCTGCTCAAAGCAGAAGAATATGTATTGCCCTTAACTGAAGTATTAGAAAAACGTCCTGCTTTTGAAAAGAACAACCTCTATCAAACCATCTTTGCGATGATAGCAGGTCTTATGAACCAGGAAAGCGGTGAATTACAAAGAATGTGTTATACCTGTGCACATTATCAGGGCAATAAAAAAAGACAGCACAACTGTCTTTTTTTGAACAAATCTTTAGCTTCGGCAGAACTGCAGATTGATTGTATGTATCATTCTACCTTGTCGTAA
- a CDS encoding ArsR/SmtB family transcription factor, whose protein sequence is MDAVMIEKAANAIADKHRLSILLAASRQSAIQCCDITELTGLSQPTVSHHIKILVDSGILIYDKTGRNVQLTINKEMMKYLSSFFSQLS, encoded by the coding sequence ATGGATGCAGTAATGATAGAGAAAGCAGCAAATGCAATTGCAGATAAACACCGTTTGTCCATATTGCTGGCTGCTTCCAGGCAGTCTGCTATACAGTGTTGTGATATCACAGAGCTGACTGGTTTGTCCCAACCCACGGTTTCACATCATATAAAGATATTAGTAGACAGCGGTATATTAATATATGATAAGACGGGAAGAAACGTACAATTGACAATTAATAAGGAGATGATGAAGTACCTGAGTTCGTTTTTTTCTCAATTGAGTTAA
- a CDS encoding siderophore-interacting protein, which yields MQIDPNSLMRAILKVKRREQLTPHYIRIILTGDDIQIYQRAEAGDNNKIIIPKDKSVPVELPDMATRSLFDYPNQIVRTYTLRSFDAEKGEMAIDFVVHKNPGPASAWAMNAEPGDELGVLMKANRKKLMRSAEDYYFFGDHSALPVISALLEKLGPAAKGHAYIEVHGAEDVLPINKPAGIDITWLYNEHPGDTSGLPAAFNAIENTLQGSSYIYAFAEHGAVNEIQDKLRKHTIVKRDSWQAYGYWKHGESEDRSMMERAATMSR from the coding sequence ATGCAAATCGATCCCAATAGCCTCATGCGGGCAATCCTAAAAGTAAAGCGCAGAGAACAACTGACCCCTCATTACATCCGGATTATCCTTACCGGCGATGATATCCAGATTTACCAGAGAGCCGAAGCAGGAGACAATAATAAGATTATTATCCCAAAGGATAAATCTGTTCCTGTCGAATTGCCTGATATGGCTACGCGTAGTCTGTTTGATTATCCCAACCAGATAGTGAGAACATATACCTTACGATCATTTGATGCGGAGAAAGGGGAGATGGCTATCGACTTCGTCGTGCATAAAAATCCCGGTCCTGCATCTGCCTGGGCTATGAATGCTGAACCCGGTGATGAACTTGGTGTGCTCATGAAAGCTAATAGGAAAAAGCTTATGCGGTCTGCAGAAGATTATTATTTCTTTGGTGATCATAGTGCTTTACCAGTTATCAGTGCATTGCTGGAAAAGCTGGGCCCTGCTGCTAAGGGCCATGCGTATATTGAAGTGCATGGTGCTGAAGATGTGTTACCGATCAACAAGCCGGCGGGTATTGACATTACCTGGTTGTATAATGAACATCCCGGTGATACTTCCGGTTTACCTGCAGCATTTAATGCAATTGAAAATACGCTGCAAGGTAGTTCATATATCTATGCATTCGCAGAACATGGAGCTGTGAACGAAATACAGGATAAACTCCGGAAACATACAATCGTGAAGCGTGATAGCTGGCAGGCGTACGGTTACTGGAAACATGGCGAATCGGAAGATCGTTCTATGATGGAACGTGCGGCTACGATGTCAAGGTAA
- a CDS encoding AraC family transcriptional regulator: protein MIKYRQFEPVIIETREILTEAYTTHSHTYHEFFLIRSGTGKHIFRNQEVSFQKGDLFFIAPGEPHSFLIPRVAKATLIKFSDDLRSLLKTYVNKWDIDGVVMASAKSPLNAYIPLSTEDKVIVTHIFNAVEAMKDQTMLNEQLILHQLVSLIVIMERNLTDRRYPNPDRLIVDQMVKHIHKHMKLPLLLTSQHMSEVFNIPATYIGAYFKRHMGQSLKAYINECRMVMIGRMIRKNNVPVSVISHDFGFTDESHFLKTFKKFYQMSPTAYKKAVLS from the coding sequence ATGATCAAGTACAGGCAATTCGAACCGGTAATTATTGAGACAAGGGAAATCCTGACAGAAGCATATACTACCCATAGCCATACCTATCATGAATTCTTCCTCATCCGTTCCGGAACAGGCAAGCATATATTTCGTAACCAGGAGGTGTCTTTTCAAAAAGGAGATCTCTTTTTTATTGCACCCGGCGAACCACATTCATTCCTGATTCCCCGCGTGGCAAAGGCTACGCTGATCAAGTTTAGTGACGACCTGCGCTCATTACTAAAAACATATGTCAACAAGTGGGATATTGATGGCGTAGTAATGGCCAGTGCCAAATCGCCGTTGAATGCCTACATTCCGCTGAGCACTGAAGATAAGGTCATTGTGACACATATCTTCAATGCAGTGGAAGCCATGAAAGATCAGACGATGCTGAATGAACAACTGATCTTACATCAGCTGGTTTCGCTCATCGTGATTATGGAACGTAACCTGACAGACAGGCGGTATCCCAATCCTGACAGGCTCATTGTTGACCAGATGGTCAAGCATATACATAAGCATATGAAGCTGCCGTTGCTGCTCACTTCACAGCATATGTCGGAGGTGTTCAATATTCCTGCTACCTATATCGGCGCGTATTTTAAGCGGCATATGGGGCAGTCATTGAAGGCATATATCAATGAGTGTAGGATGGTGATGATAGGCCGTATGATCAGGAAGAACAATGTTCCCGTTTCGGTGATCAGTCATGACTTTGGGTTTACGGATGAAAGTCATTTTCTGAAAACGTTTAAGAAGTTTTACCAGATGAGTCCTACGGCGTATAAGAAAGCGGTGTTGTCGTGA
- a CDS encoding PLP-dependent aminotransferase family protein produces the protein MLKTADHLYLQIAENVEQLIIKQVLKTGDKLPSVRNMSEEQGVSMSTAFQAYYHLESKGIIESRPKSGYYVTYSPRRMPELPKQTEAVKKPSEVTVHEMISRMYLHGSNPEILKFSSAVFPVAQLPAAKMTKAMIQAIHRLPNGGLGYDSPQGNEDLRRQIARMSIGWGGAVTEDDSVIAAGCSDAISLCLSATTNPGDTIAVESPTYYGFLQLAENLGLKVLEIPTHPLTGVDLDYLDKAIPKFKVKVCLFVTNFTNPLGACMPDSHKQELVRILEKYDIPLIEDDIYGDMYFGKERPGLCKTFDKNGLVLLCNSFSKSLAPGYRVGWALPGRYKEKVLRIKRNRAISSPSLPSAAIACFLENGRYEHHLRGMRKILHTLFMRHLQAISDYFPEDTCVTRPGGGFVCWIELNPKINTFELYEQSLKHKVIFAPGRIFSLQDRYTNCLRISYSNPWSKTVEDGLKTVGRLARKLMS, from the coding sequence ATGTTAAAAACTGCTGACCATCTATACCTGCAGATTGCAGAGAATGTAGAGCAACTCATCATCAAACAGGTATTAAAAACAGGAGACAAACTCCCGTCTGTACGCAACATGAGTGAAGAGCAAGGCGTGAGCATGAGCACTGCCTTCCAGGCCTATTATCACCTGGAAAGCAAAGGCATAATTGAATCCAGACCCAAATCAGGTTACTACGTCACCTACAGTCCACGGCGCATGCCGGAACTGCCGAAACAAACAGAGGCCGTCAAAAAGCCGTCTGAAGTAACGGTGCATGAAATGATCTCGCGCATGTATTTACATGGTTCCAATCCTGAGATTCTGAAATTTTCTTCTGCCGTGTTTCCCGTAGCACAACTCCCTGCTGCCAAGATGACCAAGGCCATGATACAGGCTATTCATAGATTACCGAATGGAGGGCTGGGCTATGATAGTCCACAGGGCAATGAAGACCTGCGCAGACAAATAGCACGTATGTCTATCGGATGGGGTGGCGCGGTGACGGAAGATGATAGTGTGATTGCGGCAGGTTGCTCTGATGCCATATCATTATGTCTTTCTGCGACGACGAACCCCGGAGATACGATTGCCGTGGAAAGCCCCACCTACTATGGCTTCCTGCAGCTGGCAGAGAACCTGGGGTTAAAGGTGTTGGAGATACCTACACATCCTTTGACAGGGGTAGATTTAGATTACCTGGATAAAGCGATTCCTAAGTTTAAGGTAAAGGTCTGCCTCTTTGTGACCAATTTCACTAACCCACTGGGAGCTTGTATGCCGGATAGTCATAAGCAGGAGCTGGTAAGAATATTAGAAAAATATGATATACCGCTGATAGAAGATGATATATATGGTGATATGTACTTTGGTAAAGAAAGACCCGGGTTATGTAAAACCTTTGATAAAAACGGGTTAGTGCTGCTGTGTAATTCGTTTTCCAAATCACTGGCGCCGGGGTATCGGGTAGGATGGGCATTGCCGGGGCGTTATAAAGAAAAAGTATTACGGATTAAACGTAACCGTGCTATCTCCTCTCCTTCTTTGCCCAGTGCTGCTATTGCGTGTTTTCTGGAAAATGGGCGGTATGAGCATCACCTGAGAGGAATGCGAAAAATTTTGCATACCCTGTTTATGCGGCATTTACAGGCTATTTCCGATTATTTTCCGGAGGACACCTGTGTAACCCGGCCCGGAGGCGGATTTGTGTGTTGGATAGAATTGAATCCAAAGATCAATACTTTTGAATTGTATGAGCAATCCCTGAAGCATAAAGTTATTTTTGCACCGGGCAGGATCTTCTCCCTACAGGACAGATATACAAATTGTTTGAGAATAAGTTATAGTAACCCTTGGAGTAAAACGGTGGAAGATGGGTTAAAGACAGTTGGCCGGCTGGCAAGAAAGCTAATGAGTTAA
- a CDS encoding PLP-dependent aminotransferase family protein: MKHHSQVHLQLSVNSEVPIYQQIKSYIINEIKRGRLLPGAQLPGSRVLAQQLRVNRNTVILAYEHLAAEGWIATQYKSGTRISDPIPQELVSPDAPEAEAKPSLDITFRQFAPPQPLPYNNGTFDTVFDEGQPDGRLSPIPEITREVRKILHQQTTKLHLKNYNERGNEQLLQEINLVLNNDRGLAAVTENICVTHGHQDSLFLVAQTLIFPGDQVAVEHPGYQPAWEAFRLTGAHLHYIPVDEQGIDVEALAVVCQHTSLKAVYITPHHQYPTTSTLPVARRKLLLELSEQYHFMIIEDDYDHSYHFDAQPVLPVAGMPHADNVVYIGSVAPSIPLSFVYGPVEFIHSLASCQMVVSQQRDRLLEQGMANLMAEGEIRRYLQQTHATYKKRLTLTSGILEVNFTGIADFTIPKGGLAIWMRLHQPLQIAQLHAAGIYIVNPASFYAPQYIGKTGLRLGFASLEENAIVKGLDKLAKILRR; encoded by the coding sequence ATGAAGCATCATAGTCAGGTACATCTACAATTGTCAGTGAATAGTGAAGTTCCGATTTATCAGCAGATCAAATCGTACATCATTAACGAAATCAAGCGGGGGCGACTGTTGCCCGGCGCTCAGTTACCAGGTAGCCGCGTGCTTGCACAGCAACTACGCGTGAACCGTAACACCGTCATTCTTGCATATGAACATTTAGCCGCTGAAGGCTGGATTGCCACTCAATATAAGAGTGGGACGAGGATTAGTGATCCCATACCCCAGGAACTCGTTTCGCCAGATGCTCCTGAGGCAGAGGCGAAACCCTCGCTGGACATCACTTTCCGTCAGTTTGCTCCACCACAGCCGCTACCTTATAATAATGGTACATTTGATACCGTGTTCGACGAAGGTCAACCAGATGGACGTCTGTCTCCAATACCGGAGATCACCCGCGAAGTGAGGAAGATCCTGCACCAGCAAACCACCAAATTGCACCTGAAGAATTACAACGAAAGGGGTAATGAGCAACTGCTACAGGAGATCAACCTCGTATTGAACAACGACAGGGGCCTCGCTGCTGTGACTGAGAATATTTGTGTCACCCACGGGCACCAGGACTCCCTGTTCCTCGTAGCGCAGACATTGATATTCCCAGGTGATCAGGTAGCGGTAGAGCATCCCGGCTATCAGCCAGCATGGGAAGCTTTCAGGCTCACCGGCGCTCATCTCCACTATATTCCGGTTGATGAACAGGGCATTGATGTGGAAGCACTGGCAGTAGTTTGTCAGCATACATCCCTCAAAGCAGTATACATCACACCGCATCACCAGTACCCTACCACGTCTACGTTGCCAGTAGCACGACGTAAGCTGTTGCTGGAACTGAGTGAGCAATATCATTTTATGATCATTGAGGATGATTATGATCATAGTTATCACTTCGATGCACAACCGGTATTGCCGGTAGCGGGTATGCCGCATGCAGACAATGTTGTGTATATCGGTAGTGTGGCACCTTCTATACCCTTAAGTTTTGTATATGGTCCTGTTGAATTTATCCATTCACTGGCATCCTGCCAGATGGTGGTGAGTCAGCAACGTGATCGACTGCTTGAACAGGGAATGGCCAACCTGATGGCAGAAGGCGAGATCAGAAGATACCTGCAACAGACACATGCCACGTATAAAAAGCGATTGACACTGACTTCAGGTATACTGGAAGTGAACTTTACGGGGATTGCAGATTTTACTATTCCGAAAGGGGGGCTGGCTATCTGGATGCGTTTGCACCAGCCGCTTCAGATTGCACAATTGCACGCAGCTGGAATTTATATCGTAAACCCCGCTAGTTTTTATGCACCACAGTATATTGGGAAAACAGGATTGAGGTTAGGATTTGCTTCTCTGGAAGAAAATGCTATTGTGAAGGGATTGGATAAACTGGCCAAAATTTTACGACGATAA
- a CDS encoding sensor histidine kinase, with translation MDDKIFYTTVFISLLIAVIIIFFVVSIILYHRRYIQLQRERIVAEITILENERKRIAADLHDSMGPLLSTIKLNINSIQVHDEHDKMVIARSGTYIDEVIRGLRQISHNLLPATLERKGLTDAIHEFIRQVSAKAQLDIRFHTSGQISIPAEKEIHLFRIIQEITHNTLKHAKATQLQIVLSRENGFFLVLVKEDGIGFDVRKVKAESTGLGMKSLAIRTDILHGHLSIESAPGQGTNYFIKIPAG, from the coding sequence ATGGATGATAAGATCTTTTATACGACCGTCTTTATTTCACTGCTGATAGCGGTCATTATCATATTCTTTGTCGTCTCCATTATTCTCTACCACCGCAGGTATATACAGCTGCAAAGGGAGCGGATTGTAGCGGAAATTACCATCCTGGAAAATGAACGTAAACGTATTGCTGCAGATCTGCATGACAGCATGGGGCCACTACTTTCTACCATCAAGCTGAACATCAATAGTATCCAGGTGCATGATGAACATGATAAAATGGTCATTGCCCGTTCGGGTACCTATATCGACGAGGTTATCAGGGGATTGCGGCAGATCTCCCACAACCTGCTGCCCGCTACCCTGGAAAGGAAAGGACTGACGGATGCTATTCATGAATTTATCAGACAGGTTTCTGCCAAAGCCCAGCTGGATATACGGTTTCATACCTCCGGTCAGATCAGTATTCCGGCAGAGAAAGAGATCCATCTGTTCCGTATTATCCAGGAGATCACTCATAATACCCTTAAGCATGCCAAAGCCACCCAGTTACAGATCGTACTGAGCCGTGAAAACGGGTTCTTCCTGGTATTGGTCAAAGAAGACGGGATAGGATTTGACGTGAGGAAAGTAAAAGCAGAATCTACCGGATTGGGGATGAAAAGCCTGGCAATCAGAACGGATATTTTGCATGGGCATTTGTCGATTGAATCTGCCCCGGGGCAGGGAACGAACTATTTCATTAAAATTCCCGCAGGATGA
- a CDS encoding alpha/beta fold hydrolase yields the protein MKPTTSGYAPANGLDLYYEIYGSGDPLVLIHGGGSTIESNFGYFIPLLTGDRQIIAMELQAHGHTKDRGTPTSFEQDADDVAALLAFLNIPQAEILGFSNGGNTAMQLAARHPQVVKKLVIASSFYKRDGLFKGFFDFMNTASLDNMPMGLQEAYLAINNDRAALEIMHNRDRDRMLGFQDWPDEMLRNITSPTLIIGGDQDVMVPEHFVEMFRLFPKAQLAILPGGHGGYLGEVTQRHLSGEQPEIAAKLILAFLNS from the coding sequence ATGAAACCCACGACTTCCGGATATGCACCCGCAAATGGATTAGACCTCTATTATGAAATTTATGGCAGTGGAGATCCACTGGTATTGATTCATGGTGGCGGCTCTACTATTGAGAGCAATTTTGGCTATTTCATTCCCCTGCTGACTGGCGATCGCCAGATCATTGCCATGGAGCTACAGGCACATGGGCATACGAAAGACCGGGGCACTCCCACCAGTTTTGAACAGGATGCAGATGATGTAGCTGCATTACTGGCTTTTTTGAATATTCCACAGGCAGAAATACTGGGGTTTAGCAATGGCGGGAATACTGCTATGCAACTGGCCGCACGACATCCGCAGGTGGTGAAAAAGCTGGTGATCGCATCTTCGTTTTATAAGAGAGATGGGCTGTTTAAAGGTTTCTTTGATTTTATGAATACTGCCAGCCTGGATAATATGCCGATGGGATTGCAGGAGGCATACCTGGCTATCAATAATGATCGTGCAGCATTGGAGATCATGCATAACCGTGATCGTGACAGGATGTTGGGCTTTCAGGACTGGCCGGATGAGATGCTTAGGAATATTACCTCCCCTACCCTCATTATTGGAGGGGATCAGGATGTGATGGTACCTGAGCATTTTGTGGAGATGTTTAGATTATTTCCGAAGGCACAGCTGGCGATATTGCCCGGTGGTCATGGCGGATATCTGGGAGAGGTGACGCAAAGACATTTATCAGGGGAGCAGCCGGAAATAGCGGCGAAACTGATATTGGCGTTTCTGAATAGTTAG
- a CDS encoding methylated-DNA--[protein]-cysteine S-methyltransferase, protein MEIITTINDMEQYYYFTPTPVGSLLIIGTNKAINALSIRDNDKTDLPVLSKTELPDVFVQCVAEMDAYFAGSQKGFTFPIAQEGTPFQQSVWDRLLTIPYGQTTTYLQLAKDLNNPKAIRAVGSTNGRNQLWVAVPCHRVIGSNGTLTGYAGGIWRKKWLLEHETKHRFGSQGQLF, encoded by the coding sequence ATGGAGATCATTACAACAATAAATGATATGGAACAGTACTATTACTTTACCCCCACACCCGTAGGCAGTCTGTTGATCATAGGCACTAATAAGGCGATCAATGCACTCAGTATCCGTGATAATGATAAGACAGATCTGCCTGTCTTGAGTAAGACAGAGTTGCCTGATGTATTCGTGCAATGTGTTGCAGAGATGGATGCTTATTTTGCGGGTAGTCAGAAGGGATTTACGTTTCCTATTGCGCAGGAAGGTACGCCTTTTCAGCAGTCTGTATGGGATAGGCTGTTGACCATTCCGTATGGGCAGACAACTACTTATTTGCAGCTGGCAAAGGATTTGAATAATCCTAAGGCGATTCGTGCGGTAGGGAGTACTAATGGTCGAAATCAGCTGTGGGTGGCGGTGCCGTGTCATAGGGTGATTGGGAGTAATGGGACATTGACGGGGTATGCAGGGGGAATATGGCGGAAGAAGTGGTTGTTGGAGCATGAGACGAAGCATAGGTTTGGTTCGCAGGGGCAGCTGTTTTAG